A window of the Oncorhynchus kisutch isolate 150728-3 linkage group LG12, Okis_V2, whole genome shotgun sequence genome harbors these coding sequences:
- the LOC109901169 gene encoding zinc finger protein 19-like isoform X7, which yields MLTIYPLRMANCNVMVFHTQIASVMEVLANAAVAEICKLVDDDYAVFRLEITQSQKENRVLRRKLQLLELKVARERAERTIRERVLASRPSNVKILDRYRGMARGEGHLTGGHRSFVKPVRDNTWRHDQPVIVDEGSGTSTQHVMVIESTDAEAAGLGVKQERSEGEDPRHSRDIQTGAAGAHPVATEDPTTTPALPRTRCSITEVSGTPNAILKTETITGLRQLGYPPAPRSEYLLYSNPSPRTVLSHRDLGDSLLTGNDPSCSYATETEMIPGVMPVGLDAQTNPMRGDWNQYSSSVYSEGCLDKKGEGLVVDEVKVEGEVPLTWNAESNLGEGHSQVNTSDFWDYRESLETNTNFTTHSPLHTLRDRDSVSTTMAPSDSHVHVLFDQVLNSNDSARSQSRRGRATSGNSKEKRFLCMFCNKGFSSPQKVEIHQRVHTGEKPYSCTQCQMRFAQACNLKRHQRVHKKREILQLSPV from the exons ATGCTAACTATCTATCCGCTAAGAATGGCTAACTGTAACGtaatggtttttcacactcaaatagcctccgttatggaggtgctagcgaatgcagccgtggcagagatctgtaaactcgtagacgacgactatgcagtgtttcgtttggaaataactcaaagccagaaagaaaacagggtattgcggaggaaactacagctactggaactgaaggtggcacgggagcgcgcagagaggacaatacgagagcgcgtcctcgccagtcgtcccagtaatgtcaagatcctcgaccgatacagaggaatggcaagag gtgaaggacatctcactggaggccacaggagctttgtgaagccagTGAGAGACAATACATGGAGACATGACCAACCAGTCATtgttgatgaggggagtggaacctcaacccagcacgTTATGGTGATAGAG TCTACAGATGCAGAGGCTGCAGGTCTTGGGGTGAAGCAGGAGAGGTCTGAAGGAGAGGACCCACGGCacagcagagacatccagactgGAGCAGCTGGAGCGCACCCTGTAGCCACAGaagaccccaccaccaccccagcaCTGCCCAGGACCCGATGCAGcatcacggaggtcagtggaacgcCGAACGCCATCCTCAAGACAGAGACTATAACGGGGCTGAGGCAACTGGGCTATCCTCCTGCTCCCCGCTCAGAGTATTTACTTTATAGTAACCCGAGCCCGAGGACGGTTCTGTCCCATCGGGATTTAGGTGACTCGTTACTGACTGGCAATGATCCGTCCTGTTCATACGCTACGGAGACAGAGATGATACCTGGTGTCATGCCTGTGGGTTTAGATGCACAGACTAATCCAATGAGAGGAGACTGGAaccagtacagtagtagtgtatactctgaAGGGTGCCTAGATAAGAAAGGGGAGGGTCTGGTCGTAGATGAGGTGAAAGTGGAGGGTGAAGTTCCTCTGACATGGAATGCAGAGTCTAATTTAGGAGAAGGACACTCGCAGGTCAACACCAGTGACTTCTGGGATTACAGGGAAAGCTTAGAGACAAATACAAACTTCACAACCCACTCCCCTTTACACACGCTTAGGGATCGCGACTCAGTGTCCACGACTATGGCACCTTCTGATTCACACGTCCATGTCCTTTTcgatcaggtattgaactcaaacGACAGTGCTAGATCCCAGTCTCGAAGAGGGAGAGCCACATCAGGCAATAgtaaagagaaacggttcctctgcatgttctgtaacaaaggcttcagcaGCCCCCAGAAGGTTGAGAttcaccagagggtccacacaggggagaaaccctacagctgtacccagtgtcaaaTGCGCTTCGCCCAGGCTTgcaacctgaagaggcaccagagggtccacaaaAAGAGAGAAATTCTACAGCTGtccccagtgtga